One region of Pleuronectes platessa chromosome 18, fPlePla1.1, whole genome shotgun sequence genomic DNA includes:
- the LOC128462130 gene encoding protein lin-28 homolog A-like: MAEGCEEEEVALIRGSGVCKWFNVRMGFGFLSMENRDGAALEQPLDVFVHQSKLHMEGFRSLREGEAVEFTFKKSSKGLESVSVTGPDGAPCLGSERRPKSAQKRRSKGDRCYNCGEPGHHAKECQLPPQPKKCHFCQSVSHMVASCPVKAQQQQQQQHHSSPGSQGVATSQRHEEKEEEHSQAGL, translated from the exons ATGGCAGAAg ggtgtgaggaggaggaggtggctctGATCCGGGGCAGCGGGGTGTGTAAGTGGTTCAACGTGCGGATGGGTTTCGGCTTCTTGTCCATGGAGAACAGGGACGGAGCAGCTCTGGAGCAGCCGCTGGATGTGTTCGTCCATCAG AGCAAACTGCACATGGAGGGCTTCCGCAGCCTCAGAGAGGGCGAGGCTGTGGAGTTCACCTTTAAGAAATCATCTAAAGGACTGGAGTCTGTCTCTGTAACTGGGCCCGACGGGGCACCATGTCTGGGCAGTGAGAGAAGACCGAAGAGTGCCCAGAAACGACGCTCCAAAGGGGACAG ATGCTACAACTGTGGAGAACCCGGCCACCATGCCAAAGAATGCCAGTTGCCCCCTCAGCCCAAAAAGTGTCACTTTTGCCAGAGTGTGTCCCACATGGTGGCCAGCTGTCCAGTCaaggcacagcagcagcagcagcagcagcatcactcgTCTCCAGGCTCTCAGGGAGTAGCTACCTCACAGAGgcatgaggagaaggaggaggagcacagCCAGGCCGGCCTATGA